TATTTTATTTATGGTCTTATAAAATCATATAAAGTACAACTTGAAAACCTATTCAAAAGTGTTCAATTCATGACAAATTTTGGATTTCTTGCAAATACAGAAATGAACTTAAAGGGGGAAGTGCTTGTGTGACCACTTCATAATGTCAGTGAGTTAAAGATGTTCTCTTGAAAATTTGTGGGAGTAGAACCCGCAGGTAAGACTTGAATTGTTGTTTAATAATGTGTTGACATTTAAGGTAGGGAATTAACTTAGTATTGGAATAATGAAATCAAGATTGGACATTTCGAGAATTGATTTAAGCTTGCAAATTGCTTTGAACTAATTTAATCAATGCTTTAACATACAACTGGAGGTATGAATGTGGACTAGTGGAATGAAAGTGTTTGATTTTCTTGAACTAGCTTAGTATTTATAATTTTGGGATTTTGAGACCAAGTGTCGTCATGCTGTCAAATTTTTTTGGTACACTACGTTGACTATCTGGGCATCTTGTAAGTGTTTAAATGGTGAATTGTATATTTTAGGTGATGATTAGGTATCAAAGGAATTATACGAGAACTCGAGGAAGCAAGGTGTGTTCTAATAGCATCTCAGGTGTGTAGGGGTGTACACAGGGTCAGAAAACCCGATCCGACCCGGTGGTTATCGGGCTAACTTGATAACCTTTTTATCGGACTAGGCTAAACCCAACTCGGACCTCTATTAACAGGTATGGGTTTCGGGTCGACATTTCATTGGTTATCGGGTTATTTGGTCACCCGATAATCAAttataacaaataaataatttatagaTTAGTaactaattattatatattattatgttTACTAGTTATAAGTGATAACAattaaaaactaaaactaaactAAATTTATTCAATTATTCGTGTAAAATTACAACCCCAGAATAAAAGAATAACTGGTGAGTTGTTGTTGCTCAAGCTCCACCAGTCTTTCATTGCCTAACTCTTTCTCCATCTTCAATCATCATATTCAATCTTCAATCGCTTCATCCTCATCACCATTGGAGAAGGCTTCTTTACCTCTTGGTCTGCGCGCGTCGGTCAGCGTCTCACTTCTCCTCTACGATGAGCATCCCATGTATCCTTTATTCCTTTGCATATTCTTCTGCCTATCCCTGTCTTTAACACTTTGCAGTTGGTTAGACTGCTGTTATGTTCAGTTCAAGAAGGgagttttttagggttttggtctttttaatttgatatattgAATTTGAATATTGGTTAATTCATTTGTAACAAGAGTGCATTCTTTCATAGTTTGTCTACGGTAGCCAAATTCTAGTTATAACATCTCCTGTGGAAGcatacaaaaacatgaatgacCAAAGTAGAGTGTGTTTGTAGTAGTAGCTCATACTCCCCTTTTTTAGTTAAAGCCACTATTGCTCTCACAAGTTGTATGCCATTTTGTGCTAAACACAAACAAGAAATggaaattttgtgttttgtaaAATCGAATTCATGTCCCCTTTTTTACCTCTTTTTTTCACCTTTCTGTGATGCAATGCAATATTGGCTTTACTTGTGCCTCTCTCTTTCCACTGTTTTGCAGCTTTAGTACTTGTTTGCTTTATTGTTTATGTTTCTGCagtctatacatacatacatacatacatacatatatatatatttgctctACTGttgatatatgtatgtatatatgtatgtatgtatgtatgtatgtatgtatatatatgtttggtaCTCGTTTGCTCTACTGTTGATGcaataatacatatatacttgtttgCTCTACTTGTGCCTATTTTGAAGtatactttttatatatatgaaatttagACAacttgtttcaaatttcaatataaATGGCTAGAACTAAAAGGAAGAATATGGGTCCTCCACAACCAATACCTCCTCCTGTGGAACAAGTAGAAGAAGTAGACAATTCACATTCTTCTGAAGAGAAGCTTACGCCTTCGAGTCACCAAACTAGTGGTGCTTCTTCAACAGCCACGAAacctaaaaaaagaaaggaaatatcAGAAGCATGGGCGCATTATGATAGAATAGTGATTGAAGGGCAGGACCTAAAAGCTAAGTGCAAGCATTGTGGTGCGAAGTGCATGGTTGATCCAAACAAACATGGAACGAAGAATTTGAAGATACACGTCAAGAAGTGCAAAGTTTTATTGTCACAAAAAAGTCCAATGGACAACTACACCATATCTCATGATGGTGATACTACAAGCAATGAAATGAGGCTTCACAAATTTGATTCTAATATGATTCGTGCCGCTCTCATTGAGTGGATTATTTGCGAAGAGCTACTGTTCAGAATTGTTAAAAGCAAGAAATTCAAAGAGTTTTGTAAGGTTATGGAGCCACGATATGTAGTACCGTCGCGTATGACAGTTGCCAGACACATCTTCAAGACTTATAATGCTCAGAAGGAGAAATTAAAAGAGGCTTTAAAAGGTTCTGTTGGCCGAGTAAGTCTTACCACAGACATGTGGACTTCTTTAAACAATTCAAGTTGTGCATAACAGCTCACTTTATTGATAAAAGTTGAAAGTTGCACAAGAGGATCATTAGCTTTTGTATGGTTGAGGACCACAAGGGTGAGGGCATTGAGAAACAACTTGAGAAGGTGACTAAAGAGTGGGGGATAGAAAAGATCATGTGCATAACTGTTGATAATGCTTCTGCAAATGAAGGTGCAATGGAATGgatgaaaaaaatattggtGTAAGCATGTGTTGGGTGGAAATAATCTATATGTAAGATACTTCGCTCATATTGAATATCATCGTGAAATTTGGATTACAGAAGTGTATTATTTCAgttgaaagaataaaaaatgcAGTGAAATATGTGAGATTGTCTCCTAAGAGGCTTTCTAAGTTCTTGGAGTGTACGAAACAAGTTGGAGTTATTTGTACTAAATCTTTGTGCCTTGATGTGGCTACAAGATGGAACTCTATTTATTTGATGTTGGAGGTTACTGTGGAGTATGAGTTTGTGTTTGATCGCTTACATGATGAAGATTTGGGTAATCGAAACTCTTTCCCAAATGACATTGTTGTTGGTTCTTCAACCTTTAATGATTGGATGACTGCTCGCAAGTTCAATAATTTCTTGAGACCTTTTTTATAATGTTACTGTAGCATTATCGAGGATTTCTTATGTCACTTTAAAtagctatttttttttcagtttcaaGCAATTCAAGATCACTTGAAAAATGCTCAAATTGACAATTACAAAGTGATTTCAGAGATAGCGGGAGAGATGATGGTGAAATATGATCAATATTTTGGAAACATTTTAAAGGTGAGTATGTTAGTCTATGTTGCGTTGGTGCTTGATCCAAGGAGTAAGTTGGATATTTTCAAACGGTTTTTACAGCTAGCGTTTGATGAGAAAACTAGTGACGAATTGTATGAGGGGACAAAAAAATTGTTACAAGACTTATATAAGAAATATCATTCAATTTTAGGAGCTCCTCAATCACAATCAAGTGTCTCACAAGTATCTAAAAGAAATGATACAAGTTCGTCGTCATCTACATCAAGCACGCGGGTTTCCAACGCGTGGGATATAGTTTGTGACCACACTGAGTGTGCCACTTCCCTTTCTAAATATGAGTTAGATAAGTACTTGGTTGATGATCGCGAGACATCATTAAACgactttgatttattgaacttttGAAAAGTTATAGAGGATAGATTTTTGATTCTTGCATCAATTGCacgtgatattttttttttatccttgcTTTGCTTATTGTGTCGGAATTTGCTTTTAGCACTGGTGGTCGTGTGATGATGGCTTGACGCAGTTCCTTTCTACCAAGAACTGTTGAGGCATTGTTATGCACAAGGCCGTATAAAATTTTCACGACAAAAAAACACCGCCTAAACCACTGAATACACTCATGGATTACAATGGAGGGCAAGGCTTAAGAGTTAGAGACTTGGGTGTTGCAAATGAATGTCATGACATAGTGGTTGAGTGCCAAACCAAGACTTTAAAACAGATTAGCAATTTGCATTCGACATTTATGGCTATGCAATACCCTATCATATTTTCATATGGTGATGGTGGCTATATGCTGAACATTCTTTATGAAAATTGAGATCAAATAGGAAAGCTCAAGCATAAATGTGTGACAATGAGGAATATTATGGCTACATGCTgcatcaaataaacaataacgGTGGCTTGTTGATTAGGGAAGAGAAATTATAGCAGCAATACATTGTTGATGCATTCACATGAATTGAAGATAAAAGGCTTTGTTGCATACATTTCCAAAAGTAGTAACAACATTTCAAATCTGAGATGTATAAAAGGCTCACGCATAAATAACTATAAATGACTCAAAATACTCATCTCTGAAAAGAATGAACAAGAGACGTTGTatactaaatatatattatattatgaaATATTTGATGATCTTCCATATGCATGAATATACCTACACTTCTAATGAAAAAAGAGGGAGGCATTAAAGAGAGCAGCACTAAGGATTTTCAGGGGTGTAACTAGTTATCTTTGTTTGTAGTCAATATTTTGCAATGTATATACATAGTAGGTAGCTACTCATAAGCTCCTTTGTCGATATATGTTGATCTCAGTAGCTTCAAGAAAAAAACCTTATAATATTTTCCTTATGTCATTATGGTAGGTGTAATATTTTGCTTATCTTATTGCAACCCttcttttggaaaaataggactAAACCAAAAATATTGATATGTATATTAGGAAGGAGTAAACTACgcataaattaatttctgaCTATATGAAATTCACCTTCACATCAATCACATTGCAATTTAACTCTTCTCATATTCCCTAACTGCAAAAATCATTATAAATGTTTGCAATAAGTTTGAAACTGAAACTTGAAAATCACAATTTACCAAGatttttaaaaccggaccggtcatcaaaccggaaaagtcttcggttcatggttcaaaggttcaaccggggttcaaaccgggttcgaaccggttttaatgtaatgaattatttatatatatatttatattatatgcatataatatgtaagaaaacttcataaaaatacaatatattcaaataaagtaccattttaatcaaagaaaatctcatagcctagtggttaaagccttttttaatgaacaaaaggtcatgagttcaaaccctacaaataacaaaatttcaaaaatattttattaactttaataaatgatcgaaccggtcaaaaccggcccggttctgaccagttcaaccgaagaaccggccggttcaaccgaaaatatcccggttcatcaattaccgattctggcacctcaaccggaccggacaagtggccggtcaccggttggacaggtccg
This genomic stretch from Tripterygium wilfordii isolate XIE 37 chromosome 22, ASM1340144v1, whole genome shotgun sequence harbors:
- the LOC119991492 gene encoding zinc finger BED domain-containing protein RICESLEEPER 2-like — protein: MARTKRKNMGPPQPIPPPVEQVEEVDNSHSSEEKLTPSSHQTSGASSTATKPKKRKEISEAWAHYDRIVIEGQDLKAKCKHCGAKCMVDPNKHGTKNLKIHVKKCKVLLSQKSPMDNYTISHDGDTTSNEMRLHKFDSNMIRAALIEWIICEELLFRIVKSKKFKEFCKVMEPRYVVPSRMTVARHIFKTYNAQKEKLKEALKGSVGRLHKRIISFCMVEDHKGEGIEKQLEKVTKEWGIEKIMCITVDNASANEDTSLILNIIVKFGLQKCIISVERIKNAVKYVRLSPKRLSKFLECTKQVGVICTKSLCLDVATRWNSIYLMLEVTVEYEFVFDRLHDEDLGNRNSFPNDIVFQAIQDHLKNAQIDNYKVISEIAGEMMVKYDQYFGNILKVSMLVYVALVLDPRSKLDIFKRFLQLAFDEKTSDELYEGTKKLLQDLYKKYHSILGAPQSQSSVSQVSKRNDTSSSSSTSSTRVSNAWDIVCDHTECATSLSKYELDKYLVDDRETSLNDFDLLNF